One region of Cheilinus undulatus linkage group 4, ASM1832078v1, whole genome shotgun sequence genomic DNA includes:
- the zgc:77849 gene encoding UPF0472 protein C16orf72 homolog: MEERKEEGEAEIQEHGPEHWFSKWERQCLAEAEQGGPSEEETEQSQQKLWHLFQNSATAVAQLYKDRVCQQQGLSLWVPFQNAATAVTNLYKESMEARQRSYDLGIHLGYQRRNKDVIAWVKKRRRTIRREDLISFLCGKVPPPRTTRAPPRVAMVSASRPAQPETGSSVETDLQPFREAIALHGLSGAMASISVRSGPPGSPTHPAQPLSRRRNGLHDVDLNTFIAEEMALHLDSTANRKRGPAPCSDVITDSPTHKRNRML; encoded by the exons atggaggagaggaaggaggagggagaagcGGAGATCCAGGAGCACGGCCCCGAGCACTGGTTCTCCAAGTGGGAACGGCAGTGCTTAGCGGAGGCCGAACAAGGGGGTCCAAGCGAGGAGGAAACGGAACAAAGCCAACAGAAGCTGTGGCACCTCTTTCAGAACTCCGCTACCGCGGTAGCTCAGCTCTACAAAG aTCGAGTGTGTCAGCAGCAAGGCCTCTCCCTCTGGGTGCcctttcaaaatgcagcaacTGCAGTCACCAACCTGTATAAAG AGAGTATGGAGGCCCGCCAACGAAGCTATGACCTGGGCATCCACTTAGGCTACCAGCGCAGGAATAAGGATGTTATTGCATGGGTAAAGAAACGCAGAAGAACCATCAGACGAGAGGACCTTATAAGCTTCCTTTGTGGCAAAGTTCCACCTCCACGGACAACTCGTGCCCCACCAAGGGTCGCCATGGTCTCTGCAAGCCGACCTGCACAGCCAGAGACGGGCAGCTCTGTGGAGACTGACCTGCAGCCTTTCAGAGAGGCCATAGCTCTGCACG GCCTTAGTGGTGCCATGGCGAGCATTTCTGTGCGTTCTGGTCCTCCTGGTTCGCCGACTCACCCTGCCCAGCCCCTCAGTCGCCGTAGGAATGGTCTCCATGACGTAGATCTCAACACCTTCATCGCTGAGGAGATGGCACTCCATCTGGATTCCACAGCCAATCGGAAACGAGGCCCTGCCCCCTGTAGTGATGTCATCACAGACTCACCTACGCATAAACGTAACAGGATGCTCTGA